A window of the Gossypium hirsutum isolate 1008001.06 chromosome A03, Gossypium_hirsutum_v2.1, whole genome shotgun sequence genome harbors these coding sequences:
- the LOC107887104 gene encoding uncharacterized protein, with protein sequence MPGNEVGDRIHNFLGGESLSQGQHHSQVFDGTWSGLNNNQWVGSQRQVGGHLVSSLKNFSLHQLADADRGQSGQSSSLQHGLNFTQSGLRPESVRSQSQNQSSNVNGYMQGHQAFQTRQNETNFLGVDTASRGPDLHKKNPMRLDAAESPVNYDFFGGQQQINGQHHGMIQPLPREQAERTDMQLLQQHAMLKKMQELQRQQLPNSQFQLPGARQLSSVNQVSSVVKQGSDSVSLAPINGVPVHNASNYSWQTENMNENVNANWLQDGATPIMQGSSSGFLFSPEQGQVHLMGLVPRQVDQSFYGISTSGPIVDQYQYSSVQMDEPLMQQVQASSNSFPGNQYAMFQDQVSLQDGSLVSGQGDLGKNVLGAAAGQGLNNGFLSENLQQMTILPKNAVMQESSGRQGHPGPSETSLRKSSIQADPPQAVATLDPTEEKILFGSDDSVWDMFGKSANMGSVLDGMVSSGAFPSLQSGSWSALMQSAVAETPSNDIGIQEEWSGLGMQHNEPASGNMPSSIVNYGSKQESAWADNNFLPASTLNSKPSPMSQRFVRELTEDSSKRLGCSSLRKHVAESAKFLGNASHSPGMQVTANSFSGHQQGLAIHSPHGQPQNEPNGWKSIDTASHGVGTISKSQDIQRSLQPSQNSDQRGAMYKERGHSSGFDLRNIKSGNVNSGLGSLQVNGVASDLDNFAEITDKRTTRVTKESSQQLPNSRNLHLWKSVDSQVNRGLSRVPVEYQQIQERSPENLDSSGNNCLDKGASGVNVSGDLNVKETSNDSFCSNLPQYTSTGGTRDNVWLDVNDLQGGKQKSSAHISHKSSVTRKFQYHPMGDLDVEIEPSYGTKSVAHSRATSQHVSQGLKGHDKGYSGQSQLTGHAGGEATEVEKGCFPGVKVDKIPSKSSNPGSAPDRSFGGFVPKKTYPTSQNILELFQKADPPKECGTATRLSSSEHNQSSEMPDAETSDGSVGQFQHNKPIASQGFGLQLGLPSQKFTIPDRAISLQSFPQGVNSPNLVHGSSEEGRKGHTWLDTIASVQSLTHGASHGDRSNVSSVSGQTSNKASQNTMEANVSAGFTSYNPHSKSHLQSQHVSSVGSQGTPKEYVNAPFGVLASQMKQTDDSSVRAQASQGRKSAPCMPKTAPGENLASSEASWPSSSNEINARGPGQHFPVLEASLPSTTSESLQGAFTKNMPNLHASVSAPQHLLGAQSALASQNLFKPNHQSNIKSEASHPGSKKLDDQIAQVVGSGRSEFPADCAKLQSFVGEKPPANAQQVLRENDASQNLAAMQRDIEAFGRSLRPNNAANQNTLLLHQVQALENVEIDPSNRSVKRFKGPDSGLDAQLVGSHGQEEQSYGSSTVMGDAAVNFSSDPSGNSKMPRFSSNTGDDNERQLSSSDMLASSQNDSQHFPNANNPAAVLKGEHSQISPQMAPSWFDRYGMFKNGQMLPVYDAQKLAMMKATEKIFTVGRPDSLHPLHSSEQVNAAASQLDNAQQSSNLLPVASDHFSPHSLCPDLTNQSLVVVRAKKRKSMTFELLSWHREVTQGPQKPQNISVAEAEWAHAVNRLIEKVEDEPETIEEWSPVLRTRRRLILTTQLMQQLLRAPLRVVFSTDASKNHETVAYFVARSVLGDACCTSYVPESDTADPPDGGCILSEKLKEEKNESILKAAEEIIVRTKKLENYLQSLDKRASILDLRIECQDLGKVSVINRFAKFHSRGQGDGAETSSSYAITSSYKFFPHRYVTALPMPRNLPDRVQCHSL encoded by the exons ATGCCTGGCAACGAAGTTGGAGACAGGATCCATAATTTCCTTGGAGGAGAGAGTTTGTCTCAGGGCCAGCATCACTCTCAGGTCTTTGATGGTACCTGGTCTGGCTTAAATAACAATCAGTGGGTTGGAAGCCAGAGACAAGTTGGCGGGCATCTTGTTTCCAGTTTGAAGAATTTCAGTTTACATCAATTAG CTGATGCTGACAGAGGACAAAGTGGTCAGTCTTCAAGCCTGCAGCATGGCCTGAACTTTACACAGTCAGGTCTGAGGCCTGAAAGTGTCAGAAGTCAATCTCAAAATCAATCATCAAATGTAAATGGCTATATGCAAGGGCATCAGGCTTTCCAGACAAGGCAGAATGAAACGAACTTTTTGGGAGTGGATACAGCATCTCGGGGCCCTGATCTTCATAAGAAAAATCCAATGAGATTGGATGCTGCTGAATCACCagtaaattatgatttttttggtGGGCAACAGCAAATTAATGGACAGCATCATGGCATGATCCAGCCTTTGCCGAGGGAACAAGCAGAGAGGACTGACATGCAGCTGTTACAGCAACATGCCATGCTTAAGAAAATGCAAGAATTACAGAGGCAGCAACTTCCAAACTCACAGTTTCAGCTACCAGGAGCAAGACAGTTGAGTTCTGTGAATCAGGTTTCCTCTGTTGTAAAACAGGGATCAGATAGTGTTTCTCTTGCTCCAATAAATGGTGTTCCTGTCCATAATGCTTCGAATTATTCGTGGCAGACAGAGAACATGAACGAAAATGTAAATGCAAATTGGCTGCAGGATGGTGCCACTCCAATCATGCAAGGATCATCTAGTGGATTTTTGTTTTCCCCTGAGCAAGGCCAGGTGCATTTGATGGGTTTGGTTCCTCGACAAGTTGATCAGTCATTTTATGGGATCTCTACTAGTGGTCCAATAGTAGATCAATATCAATATTCTTCTGTCCAAATGGATGAGCCTTTAATGCAGCAGGTGCAAGCCAGCAGTAATTCCTTTCCAGGTAATCAGTATGCTATGTTTCAAGATCAAGTTAGCTTGCAAGATGGGTCTTTGGTTTCTGGACAGGGCGACCTGGGAAAAAATGTCCTTGGTGCTGCAGCTGGTCAAGGTTTAAATAATGGATTTCTTTCAGAAAATTTGCAGCAAATGACTATCCTACCAAAAAATGCAGTGATGCAGGAATCTAGTGGGAGGCAAGGACATCCTGGTCCCTCAGAAACATCCCTCAGGAAGTCATCGATTCAGGCTGACCCCCCTCAGGCTGTGGCTACCCTAGATCCGACTGAAGAAAAGATATTGTTTGGTTCAGATGACAGTGTGTGGGATATGTTTGGAAAGAGTGCCAATATGGGCTCAGTTTTGGATGGTATGGTCTCTTCTGGGGCATTTCCTTCACTGCAAAGTGGAAGTTGGAGTGCTCTTATGCAGTCTGCTGTAGCAGAAACCCCTAGTAACGATATTGGGATACAGGAAGAGTGGAGTGGTTTAGGCATGCAGCATAACGAACCTGCAAGTGGTAACATGCCTTCATCAATTGTCAACTATGGCAGCAAACAGGAATCTGCTTGGGCTGATAACAATTTTCTGCCTGCCTCAACACTGAACTCTAAACCTTCTCCCATGTCTCAGAGATTTGTTAGAGAGTTAACAGAAGACAGTAGCAAACGGCTAGGTTGCAGTTCTTTACGAAAGCACGTAGCTGAAAGTGCTAAATTCTTAGGAAATGCTTCTCACTCTCCCGGTATGCAAGTTACTGCAAACAGTTTTTCAGGTCACCAACAAGGATTGGCCATACATAGTCCTCATGGTCAGCCACAGAATGAACCAAATGGTTGGAAATCCATTGATACTGCATCACATGGTGTTGGTACCATATCAAAAAGTCAGGATATTCAAAGGTCCTTGCAACCTTCTCAGAATAGTGATCAGAGAGGTGCTATGTATAAGGAGAGAGGTCATAGTTCTGGTTTTGATCTTAGAAATATTAAATCAGggaatgtgaattctggcttggGAAGCCTACAGGTGAATGGGGTAGCCTCTGATCTGGATAATTTTGCTGAAATTACAGATAAAAGAACCACAAGGGTCACCAAGGAAAGCAGCCAACAACTTCCAAACAGTCGTAATCTTCATCTCTGGAAAAGCGTTGATTCTCAAGTTAACCGTGGACTAAGCAGGGTTCCAGTAGAATATCAGCAAATTCAGGAAAGGAGCCCTGAAAATTTGGATTCATCTGGAAATAATTGCTTGGACAAGGGAGCATCTGGAGTAAATGTTTCAGGGGATCTCAATGTCAAAGAAACTTCTAATGACAGTTTTTGCTCCAACTTACCACAATATACTTCCACTGGTGGTACGAGAGACAATGTTTGGCTGGATGTAAATGATTTACAAGGAGGAAAACAGAAGTCATCTGCTCATATTAGTCATAAATCTTCTGTGACCCGTaagtttcagtatcatcctatggGGGATTTAGATGTTGAGATCGAACCTTCTTATGGAACTAAAAGTGTTGCACATTCACGAGCAACGTCCCAACACGTTTCTCAAGGATTGAAGGGTCATGACAAGGGATACTCTGGGCAGTCACAATTAACTGGTCATGCTGGTGGAGAGGCTACAGAAGTTGAGAAg GGTTGTTTTCCTGGCGTTAAAGTAGACAAGATACCCTCAAAAAGTTCAAATCCTGGTTCTGCACCTGACAGATCTTTTGGTGGGTTTGTGCCAAAGAAGACATATCCAACAAG TCAAAATATACTGGAGCTTTTTCAAAAGGCTGATCCGCCAAAGGAGTGTGGTACTGCAACACGCTTAAGCTCTTCTGAACACAATCAATCATCTGAAATGCCTGATGCAGAAACTTCTGATGGATCAGTGGGTCAGTTTCAGCATAATAAGCCTATTGCTTCTCAAGGTTTTGGTTTACAACTAGGGCTCCCATCCCAAAAGTTTACTATTCCAGATCGTGCAATTTCATTGCAGAGTTTCCCTCAAGGAGTTAATTCTCCAAATTTAGTTCACGGCTCTTCTGAGGAAGGAAGGAAAGGTCATACATGGTTGGATACTATTGCTTCTGTTCAGTCCTTGACTCATGGAGCATCCCATGGAGATAGGAGTAATGTGTCAAGTGTCTCTGGTCAAACCAGCAACAAAGCCTCACAAAATACTATGGAGGCCAATGTTTCTGCAGGTTTTACCTCTTACAATCCTCATTCAAAAAGTCATCTCCAAAGCCAGCACGTCAGTAGTGTTGGCAGTCAAGGAACACCAAAGGAATATGTCAATGCACCTTTTGGTGTTTTGGCATCTCAGATGAAGCAGACTGATGATTCTTCTGTGAGAGCTCAAGCTAGTCAAGGAAGGAAATCAGCACCTTGCATGCCCAAAACTGCTCCTGGTGAGAATCTTGCTTCTTCAGAGGCTTCTTGGCCTAGTAGTAGCAACGAAATCAATGCAAGGGGTCCAGGCCAGCATTTTCCAGTCTTGGAGGCTTCTTTACCTTCTACTACATCTGAATCTTTACAGGGTGCTTTTACAAAAAATATGCCTAATTTACATGCAAGTGTCTCAGCCCCACAACATCTATTAGGAGCTCAGAGTGCTCTGGCCTCACAAAATTTGTTTAAGCCTAATCATCAGTCAAATATTAAGTCCGAAGCATCTCATCCTGGATCAAAAAAGCTAGATGATCAAATTGCCCAGGTAGTAGGTAGTGGTCGATCTGAGTTCCCTGCAGACTGTGCTAAACTGCAAAGCTTTGTTGGAGAAAAGCCACCTGCAAACGCCCAGCAGGTATTGCGAGAGAACGATGCCAGCCAAAATCTTGCAGCCATGCAAAGAGATATTGAAGCTTTTGGCCGTTCTTTAAGACCGAATAATGCTGCAAACCAGAATACTTTATTGTTGCATCAGGTGCAGGCCTTGGAAAACGTAGAGATTGATCCGAGTAATAGGAGTGTCAAAAGATTTAAAGGTCCAGACTCTGGTTTGGATGCTCAGCTGGTTGGTTCCCATGGTCAGGAGGAACAATCTTATGGATCCAGTACAGTGATGGGAGATGCTGCAGTTAACTTTTCATCAGATCCTTCTGGAAATTCTAAGATGCCAAGATTTTCATCGAACACTGGAGATGACAATGAAAGACAGTTATCTTCTAGTGATATGCTGGCATCTTCTCAGAATGATTCCCAGCATTTCCCCAATGCTAATAATCCAGCTGCTGTTCTCAAGGGTGAACACTCTCAGATCAGTCCCCAGATGGCTCCGTCTTGGTTTGATCGGTATGGGATGTTCAAAAATGGGCAAATGCTGCCTGTATACGATGCTCAGAAACTTGCCATGATGAAGGCTACAGAAAAAATATTTACTGTTGGTAGACCTGACAGCTTGCATCCTCTTCATTCAAGTGAGCAGGTTAATGCTGCTGCTAGTCAGTTGGATAATGCCCAGCAAAGCTCAAACCTGTTGCCCGTAGCAAGTGATCATTTCTCCCCCCACTCTCTGTGTCCTGATCTCACAAATCAGAGTTTGGTTGTTGTGAGAGCCAAGAAGCGTAAAAGTATGACATTTGAGCTTCTATCATGGCATAGAGAAGTGACACAAGGTCCTCAAAAGCCTCAGAACATCAG CGTGGCAGAAGCCGAATGGGCGCATGCAGTGAATCGCTTGATCGAGAAG GTTGAAGATGAACCTGAAACAATTGAAGAATGGTCACCAGTGCTTAGAACGAGAAGAAGGCTTATATTGACAACACAGCTTATGCAACAACTACTTCGTGCTCCTCTAAGAGTAGTTTTTTCTACAGATGCTAGCAAAAACCATGAGACTGTGGCCTATTTTGTTGCCAGATCAGTTTTAGGAGATGCATGCTGCACATCATATGTCCCTGAAAGTGATACAGCTGATCCTCCTGACGGTGGATGCAT CCTCTCTGAAAAGCTTAAGGAGGAGAAAAATGAGTCCATCTTAAAGGCTGCAGAAGAGATTATTGTCAGGACAAAGAAGCTGGAGAATTATTTACAGAG TCTGGACAAGAGAGCCTCAATCTTGGACTTAAGAATAGAGTGTCAGGATCTAGGGAAGGTTTCTGTCATCAATCGTTTTGCCAAGTTCCATAGCCGGGGGCAAGGTGACGGGGCTGAAACCTCGTCATCTTATGCAATTACTAGTTCTTACAAATTCTTCCCCCACAGATATGTTACTGCACTACCAATGCCTAGGAATCTCCCCGATAGGGTACAGTGTCATTCACTTTGA